A genomic stretch from Shewanella sediminis HAW-EB3 includes:
- the fadA gene encoding acetyl-CoA C-acyltransferase FadA, giving the protein MKQAVIVDCIRTPMGRSKAGVFRNVRAETLSAELMKALLVRNPQLDPNTIEDVIWGCVQQTLEQGFNIARNASLLAGLPKQIGGVTVNRLCGSSMDALHQAARAIMTGQGDTFIIGGVEHMGHVPMNHGVDFHPGLANNVAKASGMMGLTAEMLGKMHGITREQQDEFAVRSHQRAHAATVEGRFANEIHPIEGHDADGALIKVEHDEVIRPETSMESLSGLRPAFDPANGTVTAGTSSALSDGASAMLVMEEEKAKALGLPIRARIRSMAVAGCDAAIMGYGPVPATKKALERANLSIDDLDVIELNEAFAAQSLPCVKELGLMDVVDEKINLNGGAIALGHPLGCSGARISTTLINLMEAKDAKYGLATMCIGLGQGIATIFERP; this is encoded by the coding sequence ATGAAACAAGCAGTTATCGTAGATTGCATCCGTACTCCCATGGGCCGTTCAAAGGCTGGAGTATTTAGAAATGTACGCGCAGAGACACTCTCTGCAGAATTGATGAAAGCACTGTTAGTGCGTAACCCTCAGCTGGATCCTAACACCATTGAAGATGTGATCTGGGGTTGTGTACAGCAGACTCTGGAACAGGGCTTCAATATCGCACGTAACGCATCTCTCCTTGCCGGTCTACCCAAGCAGATTGGTGGCGTAACAGTCAACCGTCTGTGTGGTTCATCTATGGATGCCCTGCATCAGGCGGCGCGTGCCATCATGACCGGTCAAGGCGATACGTTCATCATAGGCGGTGTCGAGCACATGGGGCACGTTCCTATGAACCACGGTGTGGACTTCCATCCAGGCCTCGCTAATAACGTAGCAAAAGCTTCGGGTATGATGGGCCTTACTGCCGAGATGCTAGGCAAGATGCACGGTATTACTCGTGAGCAGCAAGATGAATTTGCCGTCCGATCACATCAACGTGCTCATGCAGCAACAGTTGAAGGACGTTTCGCAAACGAAATCCACCCTATCGAGGGTCACGATGCCGATGGAGCGCTCATCAAGGTTGAACACGATGAAGTGATTCGCCCTGAGACCTCTATGGAATCTCTATCTGGTCTGCGTCCGGCGTTCGACCCAGCCAACGGTACAGTCACGGCAGGAACCTCATCGGCGCTATCCGATGGCGCCTCAGCCATGTTAGTTATGGAAGAGGAAAAAGCCAAGGCGTTAGGCCTTCCTATACGTGCCCGTATCCGCTCTATGGCTGTTGCCGGTTGTGATGCCGCTATCATGGGTTACGGCCCGGTACCGGCGACCAAGAAGGCGCTTGAGCGTGCTAACTTAAGTATCGATGATCTCGATGTAATCGAGCTCAACGAAGCCTTCGCCGCTCAGTCACTCCCTTGTGTGAAAGAGTTAGGGCTGATGGATGTTGTCGACGAAAAGATTAACCTTAACGGTGGCGCAATTGCATTGGGTCACCCACTGGGTTGTTCCGGTGCTCGTATCTCTACGACATTGATCAACCTGATGGAAGCCAAAGATGCTAAATATGGTCTGGCGACCATGTGTATCGGTCTTGGCCAAGGTATTGCGACCATCTTCGAAAGACCTTAA
- the fadB gene encoding fatty acid oxidation complex subunit alpha FadB gives MIYQSPTIQVELLEDNIARLCFNASGSVNKLDRETINSLDAALDAIQQDSHIQALVLTSAKGAFIVGADITEFLGLFAQEDSVLLPWIAEANVVFNKLEDLPFPTISAINGFALGGGFETVLATDFRIADTTAKIGLPETKLGLIPGFGGTVRLPRLIGTDNALEWITSGKDQRPEAALKVGAIDAVVAPENLQASAIKMLKDALAEKLDWQSRRARKQAALTLPKLEAMMSFATAKGMVFKIAGKHYPAPMAAISVIEQAARCGRADALKVEHQAFVKLAKTDVAQALIGIFLNDQLVKGKAKKAGKLAKNIDTAAVLGAGIMGGGIAYQSASKGTPIIMKDIAQPALELGLGEASKLLAAQIKRGRSTPQKMAKVLNNITATLDYTPVKDVDVVVEAVVEHPKVKSMVLAEVEQNVSDDAIITSNTSTISINLLAKSLKKPERFCGMHFFNPVHKMPLVEVIRGENSSEETIASVVAYASKMGKTPIVVNDCPGFFVNRVLFPYFAGFSGLLADGADFAAIDKVMEKQFGWPMGPAYLLDVVGIDTGHHAQAVMAEGFPDRMGKNGKDAIDIMFEAERFGQKNSKGFYAYSVDRRGKPKKDVDPTSYELLGAEFGELKAFESEDIIARTMIPMIIETVRCLEEGIIATPAEADMGLVFGLGFPPFRGGVFRYIDTMGVANFVALADKYAHLGGLYQVTDAMRELAANNGSYYQS, from the coding sequence ATGATCTACCAAAGTCCTACGATTCAGGTTGAGTTACTTGAGGATAATATTGCCCGGTTATGCTTTAACGCATCGGGCTCTGTCAATAAACTGGATAGAGAGACGATTAACTCTCTCGATGCAGCATTAGACGCAATTCAGCAAGACTCACACATTCAAGCATTAGTACTGACGTCAGCTAAAGGTGCTTTTATTGTCGGTGCCGATATCACTGAGTTTCTCGGCTTATTTGCTCAAGAAGATAGTGTTCTTCTTCCATGGATTGCCGAAGCTAACGTGGTATTCAATAAGTTAGAAGATCTCCCATTCCCAACAATTTCAGCCATTAACGGCTTCGCATTGGGTGGTGGGTTCGAAACTGTGCTGGCAACCGATTTCCGTATTGCCGATACCACAGCAAAAATTGGTCTGCCAGAAACTAAGTTGGGCTTAATTCCTGGTTTCGGTGGTACCGTTCGTCTACCTCGCCTTATCGGTACCGATAATGCGCTGGAGTGGATAACATCGGGTAAAGATCAACGCCCTGAAGCCGCATTAAAAGTTGGCGCTATCGATGCGGTTGTTGCTCCCGAAAATTTACAAGCTTCAGCCATTAAGATGCTTAAAGATGCACTGGCTGAAAAGCTCGACTGGCAATCTCGCCGCGCCCGTAAACAGGCGGCACTAACGCTACCAAAATTAGAAGCCATGATGTCATTTGCTACAGCCAAAGGCATGGTATTCAAGATAGCAGGCAAACATTACCCGGCTCCAATGGCGGCAATCAGTGTTATCGAACAAGCCGCAAGATGCGGACGTGCTGACGCATTGAAAGTTGAACACCAAGCCTTTGTTAAGCTGGCCAAGACCGACGTTGCACAGGCATTAATCGGTATATTCCTTAACGACCAACTCGTTAAAGGCAAGGCAAAGAAAGCCGGCAAGTTAGCGAAAAATATCGATACAGCAGCCGTACTCGGTGCCGGTATCATGGGTGGTGGTATCGCCTATCAGAGTGCCAGCAAAGGCACTCCGATTATTATGAAAGATATCGCACAACCTGCCCTCGAATTGGGTCTGGGCGAAGCCTCTAAGTTACTGGCCGCTCAGATCAAGCGTGGCCGTTCGACGCCTCAGAAAATGGCTAAGGTCCTCAATAACATCACTGCGACCCTTGATTACACACCGGTTAAAGATGTCGACGTTGTCGTAGAAGCCGTTGTTGAGCATCCAAAAGTTAAGTCTATGGTACTGGCAGAGGTTGAACAAAACGTTAGTGATGACGCCATCATCACCTCAAACACCTCGACCATCTCGATCAACCTGCTCGCTAAGAGCCTGAAGAAGCCTGAGCGCTTCTGTGGTATGCACTTCTTTAACCCGGTGCATAAGATGCCACTCGTTGAGGTCATTCGTGGTGAGAATAGTTCTGAAGAGACTATCGCTTCCGTTGTCGCTTACGCCAGCAAGATGGGTAAAACACCTATCGTTGTTAACGACTGCCCCGGCTTCTTTGTAAACCGCGTGCTCTTTCCTTACTTTGCAGGCTTCAGCGGCCTGCTTGCAGACGGCGCAGATTTCGCCGCTATCGATAAGGTGATGGAGAAGCAATTTGGCTGGCCTATGGGTCCGGCCTACCTGCTCGATGTAGTCGGTATTGATACCGGTCATCATGCACAAGCCGTTATGGCCGAAGGCTTCCCGGATCGCATGGGTAAGAATGGTAAAGATGCTATCGATATCATGTTCGAAGCTGAGCGCTTCGGACAGAAGAACAGCAAAGGTTTCTATGCTTATTCGGTCGACCGTCGCGGCAAGCCAAAGAAAGATGTCGACCCAACCAGCTATGAGCTATTAGGCGCAGAGTTTGGTGAGCTTAAGGCATTTGAATCTGAGGATATTATCGCCCGCACCATGATCCCTATGATTATCGAAACGGTTCGCTGTCTCGAAGAGGGAATTATTGCGACTCCGGCGGAAGCCGATATGGGTCTGGTATTTGGTCTTGGATTCCCGCCATTCAGAGGTGGTGTGTTCCGCTATATCGATACCATGGGTGTAGCTAACTTCGTGGCACTTGCCGATAAATATGCTCACCTAGGTGGCCTATATCAAGTAACCGATGCCATGCGCGAACTCGCCGCTAATAACGGCAGCTACTACCAGTCTTAA
- the pepQ gene encoding Xaa-Pro dipeptidase, whose protein sequence is MDQLTNHFHAHVAELNRRVAEIVARENLSGLVIHSGQPHRQFLDDMDYPFKVNPHFKAWLPILDNPHCWLLVNGRDKPQLIFYRPVDFWHKVADLPDEFWTAHVDIKLLTKADKVADLLPKDIVDWAYVGEHLDVAEVLGFKTRNPDAVMSYLHYHRATKTEYELACMRKSNEIAVKGHVAAKNAFYNGGSEFEIQQQYLMATNQGENEVPYGNIIALNRNASILHYTKLENQSPQPRRSFLIDAGANFFGYASDITRTYAFEKNIFSELIEAMDRAQLEIIDTMRPGVKYVDLHLATHQKVAQMLIDFDLATGDREGLIEQGITSVFFPHGLGHMLGLQVHDMGGFLHDERGTHIAAPDAHPFLRCTRTLAANQVLTIEPGLYIIDSLLQGLKQDNRQHQVNWNSVDLLRPFGGIRIEDNVIVHSDKNENMTRDLGLD, encoded by the coding sequence ATGGATCAGCTAACTAATCATTTTCATGCTCATGTGGCAGAGTTAAACCGTAGGGTTGCAGAGATTGTTGCTCGTGAAAACTTATCTGGTCTGGTGATCCATTCGGGACAGCCTCATCGACAGTTTCTCGATGATATGGATTATCCGTTTAAAGTGAACCCTCACTTTAAAGCCTGGCTGCCGATCTTAGATAACCCACACTGTTGGTTATTAGTTAACGGGCGCGATAAACCTCAACTTATCTTCTATCGTCCAGTCGACTTCTGGCATAAGGTTGCCGACCTTCCTGATGAATTCTGGACTGCTCATGTCGATATTAAGTTACTGACCAAAGCGGATAAAGTTGCAGACCTACTGCCAAAAGATATTGTTGATTGGGCTTATGTCGGTGAGCACTTGGATGTGGCTGAGGTGCTTGGTTTTAAGACCCGTAACCCAGACGCCGTTATGAGTTACCTGCATTACCATCGCGCGACAAAGACTGAATATGAATTAGCCTGTATGCGCAAGTCCAATGAGATTGCGGTAAAGGGGCATGTCGCGGCCAAGAATGCTTTCTATAATGGTGGGTCAGAGTTTGAGATCCAGCAGCAATACTTGATGGCTACGAATCAAGGGGAAAACGAGGTGCCTTACGGCAATATTATCGCGCTGAACCGGAATGCGTCGATACTGCATTACACCAAGTTGGAGAATCAATCTCCGCAGCCCCGCCGTTCCTTCCTAATCGATGCCGGTGCAAACTTTTTTGGCTATGCGTCGGATATCACCAGAACCTATGCGTTTGAAAAGAATATCTTCAGTGAGTTAATTGAGGCTATGGACAGGGCACAGCTTGAGATTATCGATACGATGCGTCCCGGTGTTAAATATGTGGATCTTCACCTTGCGACTCACCAAAAGGTGGCTCAAATGCTTATCGATTTCGACTTGGCTACCGGAGATCGTGAAGGCCTGATAGAGCAGGGGATCACCAGTGTCTTCTTCCCCCATGGATTAGGCCATATGTTGGGTTTACAGGTTCATGATATGGGTGGCTTCCTTCATGACGAGCGTGGGACACATATTGCAGCACCCGATGCGCATCCATTTTTGCGTTGTACGCGTACACTCGCCGCGAATCAAGTGCTGACTATCGAACCGGGTTTGTACATTATCGACTCTCTTCTGCAGGGACTTAAACAAGATAACCGCCAACATCAGGTGAACTGGAACAGTGTAGACTTGTTGCGTCCATTTGGTGGTATCCGCATCGAAGATAATGTCATAGTGCACAGTGATAAAAATGAAAATATGACTCGGGATTTAGGTTTAGATTAA
- a CDS encoding YigZ family protein, with protein sequence MTDSYQVPSAELVIEEEIKHSRFISVLFHCQSYEELKCVLTNVKADYPGASHYCYAFVAAEPQNSIAIGSSDDGEPAGSAGRPMLATLQGANVGEIGAIVVRYFGGTKLGVGGLVRAYSSGIKQGLTQLQTELKQIRYPGSLVCEYSQLKDVEYLLNQYDAVVEDRSFAEKVTLEFEIPKRYQETLNLGLATMSQGMLSAKFKS encoded by the coding sequence TTGACCGATAGTTATCAGGTTCCATCGGCTGAGCTGGTGATTGAGGAGGAGATTAAGCATAGCCGCTTCATATCTGTTTTATTCCATTGTCAGTCTTACGAAGAACTGAAGTGTGTACTTACTAACGTGAAGGCTGATTATCCAGGGGCCAGCCATTATTGCTATGCATTTGTCGCTGCGGAACCACAAAATAGTATTGCTATAGGCTCAAGTGACGACGGAGAGCCTGCCGGAAGTGCCGGACGCCCTATGCTGGCGACGCTACAGGGGGCCAATGTTGGAGAGATCGGCGCCATTGTCGTACGTTATTTCGGTGGCACAAAATTGGGTGTTGGTGGACTCGTCAGGGCCTACAGCTCAGGAATTAAACAAGGGCTCACTCAACTGCAGACTGAGTTGAAGCAGATTAGATATCCCGGCTCCTTGGTGTGTGAGTATAGCCAGCTAAAAGATGTTGAGTATCTATTGAATCAATATGATGCAGTTGTCGAAGATAGATCTTTTGCAGAAAAGGTGACACTTGAGTTTGAGATCCCAAAGCGTTATCAAGAGACGTTGAATCTCGGTTTGGCTACGATGAGTCAGGGGATGTTGTCGGCAAAGTTTAAGAGTTAG
- a CDS encoding TrkH family potassium uptake protein — protein sequence MQYRTIIRITGLLMGLFSLSLLPPALVAVIYKDGGGTAFIQAFALSLFLGFILWYPNRKHHKDLRTREGFLLVVLFWGVLGSIGAVPFIFTAQPDLSMTDSFFESFSALTTTGATVIVGLDSLPKAILFYRHLLQWLGGMGIIVLAVAILPVLGIGGMQLYRAEMPGPVKDSKMTPRIAETAKALWYIYFALTIACAFAYWVAGMDLFDAICHSFSTIAIGGFSTHDASMGYFDSTAINMVCVVFLLIAALNFSLHFAAFTRRGINLKVYFRDAEFKALIIVQLVLTGICFATLYHSGIYDSPEETLDFALFQAVSISTTAGFGTESFHVWPLFLPMLLIFSSFIGGCGGSTAGGIKVMRMILLLKQGSRELKRLVHPRGMFSIRIGNKALPERVIDAVWGFFSAYALVFVICMLALMAMGMDNITAFSATAACLNNLGPGLGEVASNYASISDGAKWVLLIAMLFGRLEVFTLLVLFTPTFWRT from the coding sequence ATGCAATATAGAACAATAATAAGAATAACAGGCCTCTTAATGGGGTTGTTCTCTCTGTCATTACTTCCTCCGGCTTTGGTGGCAGTGATCTATAAAGATGGTGGCGGAACGGCATTTATACAGGCTTTTGCACTCAGCCTTTTTCTTGGCTTTATTCTTTGGTATCCAAACAGAAAGCACCACAAAGATCTGCGTACCCGTGAAGGCTTCCTGCTCGTGGTTCTTTTCTGGGGTGTGCTAGGTTCTATCGGTGCCGTGCCCTTTATATTTACCGCTCAACCAGACCTGAGTATGACCGACAGCTTTTTCGAGTCATTCTCGGCGCTGACAACTACAGGTGCTACTGTGATTGTTGGTCTGGATTCACTTCCTAAAGCAATCCTGTTTTATCGCCACCTGTTGCAATGGTTAGGCGGCATGGGGATCATTGTGCTGGCTGTGGCAATATTACCTGTATTGGGTATCGGGGGGATGCAGCTCTATCGAGCAGAAATGCCTGGACCCGTAAAAGACAGTAAGATGACGCCCAGGATTGCAGAGACGGCTAAGGCGTTGTGGTATATCTATTTTGCATTAACGATTGCCTGTGCATTTGCTTATTGGGTCGCAGGCATGGATCTATTTGATGCTATCTGCCACTCTTTCTCGACGATTGCCATTGGCGGTTTCTCCACCCATGATGCCAGTATGGGCTACTTCGACAGCACTGCAATTAACATGGTGTGTGTGGTTTTTCTGCTTATCGCGGCGCTTAATTTTAGCCTGCACTTCGCCGCTTTTACACGTCGTGGAATCAACCTGAAAGTCTATTTCAGAGATGCTGAGTTTAAGGCTTTAATCATAGTGCAGCTGGTTTTGACCGGGATCTGTTTTGCGACTCTCTACCATTCGGGGATCTATGACTCACCCGAAGAGACATTAGACTTTGCCCTATTTCAGGCTGTTTCAATATCTACCACGGCAGGCTTCGGTACTGAAAGCTTCCATGTGTGGCCACTATTCCTGCCGATGTTACTTATCTTCTCAAGTTTCATTGGTGGCTGTGGTGGATCGACCGCCGGTGGTATCAAGGTGATGCGGATGATCTTGCTGTTGAAGCAGGGCTCACGAGAATTGAAACGTCTTGTACATCCAAGAGGAATGTTCTCCATCCGTATAGGAAACAAGGCCCTTCCTGAGCGTGTTATCGATGCGGTATGGGGGTTCTTCTCTGCCTATGCGCTGGTCTTCGTTATCTGTATGTTGGCTTTGATGGCGATGGGGATGGATAATATCACCGCATTTAGTGCTACCGCGGCTTGCCTGAATAACCTGGGGCCAGGTCTGGGTGAAGTTGCCAGCAACTATGCCAGTATCAGTGATGGCGCTAAGTGGGTTCTGCTGATAGCTATGCTGTTTGGACGACTCGAAGTCTTTACCTTATTGGTACTGTTTACACCAACATTCTGGAGAACCTAA
- the hemG gene encoding menaquinone-dependent protoporphyrinogen IX dehydrogenase, producing the protein MSNTLIIYSTVDGQTKSICELVQGINEGAGDSVTLASLDEAKLLNLADFDKILIGASIRYGKHRPELYQYINHHHAVLSAKQNAFFTVNVVARKPEKNTPETNPYMKKFLELSLWKPQQLAVFAGKIDYPSYRFFDKTMIRLIMWITKGPTDTSGTYEFTDWEQVEEFAKAFSEQ; encoded by the coding sequence ATGAGTAATACATTAATAATCTATTCTACTGTAGATGGTCAGACGAAATCGATCTGCGAGCTCGTTCAGGGGATAAATGAAGGTGCAGGTGATAGCGTAACTCTGGCTTCCCTCGATGAAGCTAAATTATTAAATTTAGCTGATTTTGACAAAATTTTGATTGGTGCCAGTATTCGTTATGGAAAGCACAGGCCAGAACTTTACCAATACATTAATCACCATCACGCCGTACTCAGTGCTAAACAGAATGCGTTTTTCACCGTAAATGTCGTCGCCAGAAAACCTGAAAAAAACACGCCTGAAACGAATCCCTATATGAAGAAGTTTTTGGAGCTGTCACTCTGGAAGCCTCAACAGTTAGCCGTGTTCGCAGGAAAGATTGATTATCCCAGTTATCGCTTCTTTGATAAGACCATGATCCGTCTCATCATGTGGATAACCAAGGGCCCAACTGACACCAGCGGTACTTATGAGTTTACTGACTGGGAACAGGTTGAAGAGTTCGCTAAAGCGTTTAGTGAGCAGTAG
- a CDS encoding ArsR/SmtB family transcription factor: protein MQKEIDVDAMVTNAESAAKWLKAIANPYRLMILCLLLENEYSVTELNETVPLSQSALSQHLAVLRAQDLVSTRKSSQVVYYKLKNEQVTKIISILHSQYCAN, encoded by the coding sequence ATGCAAAAAGAAATTGATGTAGATGCAATGGTAACCAATGCTGAGAGCGCAGCGAAATGGCTAAAAGCAATCGCCAATCCCTACCGCTTGATGATTTTGTGCTTATTACTCGAAAATGAGTATAGCGTTACCGAGTTAAATGAAACGGTTCCTCTAAGCCAGTCTGCACTTTCGCAGCACCTTGCCGTGCTCCGTGCACAGGATTTGGTGTCGACAAGAAAAAGCTCTCAGGTTGTCTACTACAAGCTCAAGAATGAGCAGGTAACCAAGATCATCTCAATTTTACACAGCCAGTACTGCGCAAATTAA
- the hemG gene encoding menaquinone-dependent protoporphyrinogen IX dehydrogenase codes for MKSVLVLYYSRGGHTAKISRAIAEHIENGGNTCAVMHISEAMKEGLDWSKYDSVALGACVMYGTYDKSVFEFTTKHQAALSEKPSSFYSVNVVARKPEKRVPENNKYLQKFIELSPWKPKDVKVIAGKVDYPSWRWWDRLAIQLIMKMTDGPTDPKTVIDYTDWDDVKVYADHIVSLAD; via the coding sequence ATGAAATCAGTTCTAGTACTTTATTACTCTCGAGGCGGGCATACCGCTAAGATCAGCCGAGCCATTGCTGAACACATTGAAAATGGTGGCAATACATGTGCGGTAATGCACATCAGTGAGGCGATGAAAGAGGGGCTGGACTGGTCCAAGTATGACAGTGTCGCCTTGGGGGCTTGCGTCATGTATGGCACTTACGACAAGAGTGTCTTCGAGTTCACCACTAAACATCAAGCCGCCTTGAGCGAGAAGCCGAGCAGTTTTTACAGTGTTAACGTCGTCGCGCGTAAGCCTGAAAAGCGCGTGCCTGAAAATAATAAATACCTGCAGAAGTTTATCGAGTTATCTCCCTGGAAACCGAAAGATGTCAAAGTGATTGCAGGTAAGGTCGATTACCCATCTTGGCGTTGGTGGGACAGATTGGCTATTCAGTTGATTATGAAGATGACGGATGGCCCAACGGATCCGAAAACCGTCATCGATTACACCGACTGGGATGATGTTAAGGTCTACGCTGACCATATTGTTAGTCTGGCAGACTAA
- a CDS encoding TrkH family potassium uptake protein, giving the protein MLNLRPLLFILGIFLSTLTVFMFVPLFFALFYGEETVGAFMIASLLTGTCASACMHQGRGHQLHLNIRDMFLLTSLTWLIVSFFAAMPFTLYHGINYTDAFFETMSGITTTGSTVLSGLDKMDHSILIWRSLLQWMGGIGFIVMAVAVLPFLNVGGMRLFRTESSDWSDKAIPRTQDMAKHLFYIYIFLTICCGLAYHWAGMSWFEAINHSMTTLSTGGYSTSDSSMAAFSNQAHWVGTLFMAAGGLPLLIFVNCIQHRSLWVWNDAQVKGFLLFLSTVSIGLAFWLWLGHEMTPIDALRLASFNVVSVVTTTGYGLTDYTAWGALANVAFLFLMFVGSCSGSTSGGIKIFRFQIAIAIMREQLKQQFHPNGVFKERYNNRVISEDIVRSLVTFVLLFMLVIVVLSIILVMTGLDPTTSFTGAVTAVTNVGPGLGHTIGPAGNFSTLPDVAKWALAIGMLLGRLEILTVAVLFHPGFWKY; this is encoded by the coding sequence ATGCTGAATCTTCGACCTCTGCTGTTTATTTTGGGCATATTTCTGTCGACGCTGACAGTATTTATGTTCGTCCCGCTTTTCTTTGCCCTGTTTTATGGCGAAGAAACGGTGGGCGCATTTATGATCGCCTCTCTGCTCACTGGTACATGTGCCAGCGCCTGCATGCATCAGGGACGAGGTCATCAACTTCACCTGAACATCCGTGATATGTTTCTGTTGACCAGCTTAACCTGGTTAATCGTTAGCTTTTTTGCCGCAATGCCATTCACCCTCTATCACGGCATTAATTATACCGACGCATTTTTTGAAACCATGTCCGGCATAACGACAACCGGCTCGACCGTCTTGTCAGGTCTGGACAAGATGGATCACAGCATATTGATCTGGCGCTCTCTACTCCAATGGATGGGCGGCATAGGTTTTATAGTGATGGCCGTTGCGGTACTTCCCTTCCTCAATGTCGGTGGTATGAGACTGTTCAGAACCGAGTCATCCGACTGGAGTGATAAGGCCATCCCCCGCACTCAAGATATGGCTAAGCATCTTTTCTATATCTACATATTCTTGACTATTTGCTGTGGCCTCGCCTACCACTGGGCAGGCATGAGCTGGTTTGAAGCGATCAATCACTCGATGACAACACTGTCGACCGGGGGCTACTCTACCTCTGACAGCTCTATGGCTGCCTTTTCCAATCAGGCGCACTGGGTAGGCACTCTCTTTATGGCTGCCGGAGGCTTGCCACTATTAATATTCGTCAACTGTATACAGCATCGATCTCTGTGGGTTTGGAATGACGCCCAGGTTAAAGGGTTTCTGTTGTTTTTATCGACTGTATCTATCGGCCTGGCCTTCTGGTTATGGCTGGGTCATGAGATGACGCCAATCGATGCACTACGCCTTGCCAGCTTTAATGTCGTATCCGTGGTAACGACTACGGGTTATGGCCTCACCGATTACACTGCCTGGGGGGCATTAGCCAATGTCGCCTTCCTGTTTTTGATGTTTGTAGGCAGTTGTTCTGGCTCTACATCCGGCGGCATCAAAATTTTCCGCTTCCAGATAGCCATTGCGATTATGCGGGAGCAACTCAAGCAGCAGTTCCACCCCAATGGCGTGTTTAAAGAAAGGTATAACAACAGGGTTATAAGTGAAGATATTGTCCGCTCGCTGGTAACCTTCGTTCTTCTATTTATGCTGGTTATCGTCGTACTGTCCATTATTCTGGTGATGACCGGACTCGATCCCACCACCAGTTTTACCGGCGCAGTAACAGCAGTGACAAATGTTGGTCCCGGGCTTGGGCATACTATCGGGCCGGCGGGTAACTTCTCGACCCTACCCGATGTCGCCAAATGGGCACTGGCAATCGGCATGCTATTGGGTCGATTGGAGATCCTGACGGTTGCGGTGTTGTTTCACCCAGGCTTTTGGAAATACTAG